The genome window CCTTTATGGCCTTCTGGCCGTTGCTCTGGCGATTTTCACGGGCTGGCTGGCCGGAGTGATCTTCCGCCGCGATTGAGACGTAGATTTGACAAGGACAACCAGGCCAAGTCAGGGTCGTTGCTGTGACCTTTGAACCCGCAGATCCAGTCGGCCCCGACCATCGTTCACCGCGTTTTTCACGTGAGCTTGGGTATGCCGGCCTTATTCCGTTCATTGCCGGTGCGGTCTGCCTGACGGCGGCCGCGTTCCGCTTCGTGGAAGCCAAGGACCTCCCGGCCTTCGCGGCCATGGCGCTTGTCGTCTATGGCGCGGTGATCCTGTCATTTCTCGGTGGCGTGCGATGGGGCATTGCGGTCGCCACAGCCCGCGCCGACGCCCGCGTCTTCGTCTGGTCGGTCGCGCCTTCACTCGGCGGATGGTGTGCGGCGCTTCTTCCGCCAAGCTGGGGCCTGCTGGTGCTTGCCTGCGGGTTCCTGCTGCAAGGCGGCTGGGACCTGTACGCCGGCGAAAGCGGCACGCTGCCCCAATGGTATGTGACCCTGCGCCGTCGGCTGACCGTGATCGTTGTCGCGAGCCTTCTCGTCTCGGCGGCAAGCCTGCTCATTCTTCTCAGGTTCTGAAGGGCTGCGGCGGGTGGTCGGCTGCAATCAGTCCGCGACGAGGCGGCTCGCCGTGAAGGGGTAGAGACGGCCTTCTCCGAGCATGAACACCGAGAAGCTTCTGGGCGGAAACAGTCCCGACCAGGCTTCGTCCAGCACATTGAGGCCGCCGGTCAGAACGCCGAAAGCCGGAAGCACCAGACGGTGTCCGTCGGTCGCGAAACAGGGGCGCCGCACGCTGCGCCCGTAGCGGCGGATGCGCGCCGCCGGATGCAGGTGGCCGCAGACCTCTCCAGGTGCCGCGTCCTCGGCCGGTTCGTGCCGGAAGGCGAGGCCGGCGAGCCGGACCTCTTCCATCGTCTCGCCGCACAGCGAAACCGGTGCGACCGGATCGTGATTTCCGGTGATCCAGATCCATTCGCGTCCGAGCTGCAGCGTCGTCAGCATCGCCCGGTACGTGGCCGGCAGCCGGTCGGAGCCGTTGGCATCGTGAAAGCTGTCACCCAATGCGATCACGCGGCTCGGGTCGAAGGCGTCGATCGCGCCGGCAAGCTTTTCCAGCGTCGCGGCGGTGTCATAGGGCGGCAGCATGACGCCGCGAC of Stappia sp. ES.058 contains these proteins:
- a CDS encoding DUF3429 domain-containing protein, producing MTFEPADPVGPDHRSPRFSRELGYAGLIPFIAGAVCLTAAAFRFVEAKDLPAFAAMALVVYGAVILSFLGGVRWGIAVATARADARVFVWSVAPSLGGWCAALLPPSWGLLVLACGFLLQGGWDLYAGESGTLPQWYVTLRRRLTVIVVASLLVSAASLLILLRF
- the pdeM gene encoding ligase-associated DNA damage response endonuclease PdeM, whose product is MSPFTAQQPARRFAPVCHDISLAGELVGLHDSGALWWPDEDTLIVSDLHFEKGSSYARRGVMLPPYDTAATLEKLAGAIDAFDPSRVIALGDSFHDANGSDRLPATYRAMLTTLQLGREWIWITGNHDPVAPVSLCGETMEEVRLAGLAFRHEPAEDAAPGEVCGHLHPAARIRRYGRSVRRPCFATDGHRLVLPAFGVLTGGLNVLDEAWSGLFPPRSFSVFMLGEGRLYPFTASRLVAD